A genomic window from Vitis riparia cultivar Riparia Gloire de Montpellier isolate 1030 chromosome 18, EGFV_Vit.rip_1.0, whole genome shotgun sequence includes:
- the LOC117905610 gene encoding secreted RxLR effector protein 161-like: protein MDREQMKKIPYASAVGSLMYAQTCTRPDTSFAVGMLGRYQSDPRLKHWKAAKKVMRYLQGTKDYMLTYKRSEQLEIVGYSDSDYGGCLDSLKSTSGFVFMLANGAISWKSEKQSITASSTTRKMGNNNAF from the coding sequence ATGGACAGggagcaaatgaagaaaattcctTATGCATCAGCTGTGGGAAGTTTGATGTACGCTCAAACATGTACAAGACCGGATACCAGCTTTGCTGTTGGCATGTTAGGAAGATACCAAAGTGATCCAAGACTCAAACACTGGAAAGCTGCAAAAAAGGTGATGAGGTACTTACAAGGGACAAAGgattatatgctcacatatAAAAGATCAGAACAATTAGAGATTGTCGGTTACTCAGATTCTGATTATGGTGGTTGTCTCGATAGCTTAAAGTCAACTTCAGGATTTGTCTTTATGCTGGCAAATGGGGCAATATCGTGGAAGAGTGAAAAACAATCAATTACTGCTTCAtccactacaagaaaaatgggaaacaatAACGCTTtctaa